The Nothobranchius furzeri strain GRZ-AD chromosome 8, NfurGRZ-RIMD1, whole genome shotgun sequence genome includes a region encoding these proteins:
- the LOC107392790 gene encoding disabled homolog 2 has translation MGSEQNSQRENIMTETAHTARTLPATDHTAVRTGLPSRTRETPGDALSRFHGDGVRYKAKLIGIDQVPVAQGEKMCFDSMMKLKGCEAAARKQGKHKLRIWLKVSSSGLRILDERTGIVIYEHDRKRISSLTKDESDPRALAYIYQHQDAYELFYIKMANQADPVLIDIKEVCQREEPEALGESTETQNVSLVALNDSLSTPSEKPLVTVQGAAPEDVFSPRPESSPRQTNQVSAGNELMEVFLPQLEEPLALAQSSCTSQPESPRQTLSTAQILSMFPMQPVGGSPYNSPPFSPTTVPWGQQGPLGSQWAGHWLTTPATPAWVPPGVTAPPAGSQLLTYSMMSPQPGFIMGGGTAPAPNENSNPLMSLSSPTRATGAQGSPTSNNSHLG, from the exons ATGGGCTCTGAGCAG AATTCCCAAAGAGAAAACATCATGACTGAAACGGCGCACACAGCCAGGACTCTTCCTGCGACGGACCACACTGCCGTCAGAACCGGGCTGCCTTCCAGAACAAGAG AAACACCCGGTGATGCTCTGTCCCGTTTCCATGGCGACGGGGTTCGCTACAAGGCCAAGTTGATTGGCATAGACCAGGTTCCTGTCGCACAAGGGGAGAAGATGTGCTTTGACTCCATGATGAAACTAAAG ggTTGTGAGGCAGCAGCACGGAAACAGGGGAAGCACAAGCTGAGAATTTGGCTCAAAGTTTCCTCCAGTGGTTTGAGAATCTTGGATGAAAGAACGGGG ATTGTTATTTATGAACACGACAGGAAGAGAATTAGCTCTCTGACAAAAGATGAGTCCGACCCCAGAGCTCTGGCCTACATCTACCAACACCAGGATGCGTACGAGCTGTTTTACATCAAGATGGCCAACCAG GCCGATCCGGTTCTTATTGACATTAAAGAGGTTTGCCAGAGAGAGGAGCCGGAGGCCTTGGGTGAATCTACAGAAACCCAG AATGTTTCTTTAGTTGCTCTGAATGACAGTCTGTCTACTCCATCTGAG AAGCCACTGGTTACAGTTCAGGGAGCAGCTCCTGAAGATGTGTTCAGTCCACGACCAGAGTCCTCACCAAGGCAAACAAACCAG GTTTCAGCCGGTAACGAGCTGATGGAAGTGTTTTTACCTCAGCTGGAAGAGCCTCTGGCTCTGGCCCAGAGCTCCTGCACCAGTCAGCCAG AGTCTCCTCGGCAAACTCTCTCCACGGCTCAGATTCTCTCCATGTTCCCCATGCAGCCAGTAGGGGGCTCTCCATACAACTCTCCCCCATTCTCTCCCACCACGGTGCCCTGGGGTCAACAGGGACCTCTGGGAAGCCAGTGGGCAGGTCACTGGCTCACCACTCCAGCTACACCTGCTTGGGTACCACCAGGTGTCACAGCGCCCCCTGCAGGAAGCCAGCTGCTGACATACAGCATGATGAGCCCCCAGCCTGGTTTCATAATGGGTGGGGGCACAGCTCCAGCTCCTAATGAAAACTCTAACCCTTTAATGTCCCTCTCTTCACCCACTAGAGCTACGGGGGCACAAGGATCTCCTACCTCTAACAACTCGCACCTGGGATGA